One genomic segment of Vulpes vulpes isolate BD-2025 chromosome 2, VulVul3, whole genome shotgun sequence includes these proteins:
- the ASB6 gene encoding ankyrin repeat and SOCS box protein 6 isoform X1, whose protein sequence is MPFLHGFRRIIFEYQPLVDAILGSLGIQDPERQEPLDGPSYVASEESRILVLTELLERKAHSPFYQEGVSNALLKMAELGLTRAADVLLRNGANLNFEDPVTYYTALHIAVLRNQPDMVELLVRHGADINRRDRIHESSPLDLASEEPERLPCLQRLLDLGADVNAADKHGKTALLHALASSDGVQIYNTENIRLLLEGGADVKATTKDGDTVFTCIIFLLGETVGGDKEEAQMISRFCFQVTQLLLAHGADPSECPAHESLTHICLKSFKLHFPLLRFLLESGAAYNCSLHGASCWSGFHIIFERLCSHPGCAEDESHVDLLRKAETVLDLMVTNSQKLQLPENFDIHPVGSLAEKIQALHFSLRQLESYPPSLKHLCRVYIRLYLQPWPVDAKVKALPLPDRLKWYLLSEHSGTVEEDI, encoded by the exons ATGCCGTTCCTGCACGGCTTCCGGAGGATCATCTTCGAGTACCAGCCGCTGGTGGATGCgatcctgggctccctggggaTCCAGGACCCCGAGCGGCAGGAGCCCCTGGACGG GCCCAGTTATGTTGCCAGCGAGGAGAGCCGAATCCTTGTTCTCACCGAGCTGCTGGAGAGGAAGGCCCACTCTCCATTTTACCAGGAAGGTGTGAGCAATGCCCTGCTGAAGATGGCCGAGCTGGGACTGACCCGGGCAGCCGACGTTCTCCTGCGCAATGGGGCCAACCTCAACTTTGAAG ACCCTGTCACTTACTACACGGCCCTGCACATCGCCGTCCTGCGAAACCAGCCGGACATGGTGGAGCTGCTGGTGCGCCACGGGGCCGACATTAACCGGAGGGACCGG ATCCATGAGAGCAGCCCCTTGGACCTGGCCAGTGAGGAGCCCGAGCGCCTGCCCTGCCTGCAGCGCCTCCTGGATCTTGGAGCAGACGTCAACGCGGCTGACAAGCATG GAAAGACTGCTCTGCTCCATGCTTTGGCCAGCAGTGACGGGGTGCAGATCTATAATACTGAGAATATCCGGCTCTTACTGGAAGGAG GGGCAGATGTAAAGGCTACCACCAAAGACGGGGACACTGTGTTCACCTGCATCATCTTCCTGCTTGGTGAGACGGTGGGAGGGGACAAAGAAGAGGCCCAGATGATCAGCCGCTTCTGCTtccaagtcacacagctgctCCTGGCCCATGGGGCTGACCCCAGCGAGTGCCCAGCCCACGAGTCCCTCACACACATCTGCCTCAAGAGCTTCAAACTGCATTTCCCTCTCCTGCGCTTCCTACTGGAGTCTGGAGCTGCCTATAACTGTTCCCTCCATGGTGCATCCTGCTGGTCTGGCTTCCACATCATCTTTGAGAGGCTCTGTTCCCACCCAGGCTGTGCTGAAGATGAGAGCCACGTGGACCTCCTGCGCAAAGCTGAGACCGTCCTAGATCTCATGGTGACGAATTCCCAGAAACTCCAGCTGCCTGAAAACTTCGATATCCATCCTGTGGGCAGTCTAGCAGAGAAGATCCAGGCCCTTCACTTTTCCTTGAGGCAGCTGGAGAGCTATCCTCCATCCCTCAAGCACCTATGTCGGGTTTACATCCGGCTTTATCTTCAGCCCTGGCCTGTGGATGCGAAGGTCAAAGCCCTACCTCTGCCTGACAGGCTGAAATGGTACCTCCTCAGTGAGCATAGTGGTACCGTTGAAGAGGACATCTGA
- the ASB6 gene encoding ankyrin repeat and SOCS box protein 6 isoform X2, with protein MAELGLTRAADVLLRNGANLNFEDPVTYYTALHIAVLRNQPDMVELLVRHGADINRRDRIHESSPLDLASEEPERLPCLQRLLDLGADVNAADKHGKTALLHALASSDGVQIYNTENIRLLLEGGADVKATTKDGDTVFTCIIFLLGETVGGDKEEAQMISRFCFQVTQLLLAHGADPSECPAHESLTHICLKSFKLHFPLLRFLLESGAAYNCSLHGASCWSGFHIIFERLCSHPGCAEDESHVDLLRKAETVLDLMVTNSQKLQLPENFDIHPVGSLAEKIQALHFSLRQLESYPPSLKHLCRVYIRLYLQPWPVDAKVKALPLPDRLKWYLLSEHSGTVEEDI; from the exons ATGGCCGAGCTGGGACTGACCCGGGCAGCCGACGTTCTCCTGCGCAATGGGGCCAACCTCAACTTTGAAG ACCCTGTCACTTACTACACGGCCCTGCACATCGCCGTCCTGCGAAACCAGCCGGACATGGTGGAGCTGCTGGTGCGCCACGGGGCCGACATTAACCGGAGGGACCGG ATCCATGAGAGCAGCCCCTTGGACCTGGCCAGTGAGGAGCCCGAGCGCCTGCCCTGCCTGCAGCGCCTCCTGGATCTTGGAGCAGACGTCAACGCGGCTGACAAGCATG GAAAGACTGCTCTGCTCCATGCTTTGGCCAGCAGTGACGGGGTGCAGATCTATAATACTGAGAATATCCGGCTCTTACTGGAAGGAG GGGCAGATGTAAAGGCTACCACCAAAGACGGGGACACTGTGTTCACCTGCATCATCTTCCTGCTTGGTGAGACGGTGGGAGGGGACAAAGAAGAGGCCCAGATGATCAGCCGCTTCTGCTtccaagtcacacagctgctCCTGGCCCATGGGGCTGACCCCAGCGAGTGCCCAGCCCACGAGTCCCTCACACACATCTGCCTCAAGAGCTTCAAACTGCATTTCCCTCTCCTGCGCTTCCTACTGGAGTCTGGAGCTGCCTATAACTGTTCCCTCCATGGTGCATCCTGCTGGTCTGGCTTCCACATCATCTTTGAGAGGCTCTGTTCCCACCCAGGCTGTGCTGAAGATGAGAGCCACGTGGACCTCCTGCGCAAAGCTGAGACCGTCCTAGATCTCATGGTGACGAATTCCCAGAAACTCCAGCTGCCTGAAAACTTCGATATCCATCCTGTGGGCAGTCTAGCAGAGAAGATCCAGGCCCTTCACTTTTCCTTGAGGCAGCTGGAGAGCTATCCTCCATCCCTCAAGCACCTATGTCGGGTTTACATCCGGCTTTATCTTCAGCCCTGGCCTGTGGATGCGAAGGTCAAAGCCCTACCTCTGCCTGACAGGCTGAAATGGTACCTCCTCAGTGAGCATAGTGGTACCGTTGAAGAGGACATCTGA
- the NTMT1 gene encoding N-terminal Xaa-Pro-Lys N-methyltransferase 1 isoform X1: MTSEVIEDEKQFYSKAKTYWKEVPPTVDGMLGGYGHISSIDISSSRKFLQRFLREGPNKTGTSCALDCGAGIGRITKRLLLPLFGVVDMVDVTEDFLVKAKTYLGEEGKRVRNYFCCGLQDFSPEPNSYDVIWIQWVIGHLTDQHLAEFLRRCKQGLRPNGIIVIKDNMAQEGVILDDVDSSVCRDLEVVHRIVRSAGLSLLAQERQENLPDEIYHVYSLALR, translated from the exons ATGACAAGTGAGGTGATAGAAGATGAGAAACAGTTCTATTCAAAGGCCAAGACGTACTGGAAGGAAGTCCCGCCCACAGTGGACGGCATGCTCGGGGGGTATGGCCACATCTCCAGCATCGACATCAGCAGCTCCCGGAAGTTCCTGCAGAGGTTTTTGAGG GAAGGCCCAAACAAGACGGGTACCTCCTGTGCCCTGGACTGCGGAGCCGGCATAGGCAGGATCACCAAGAGGCTGCTGCTGCCGCTCTTTGGAGTGGTAGACATGGTGGACGTGACAGAAGATTTTCTGGTTAAAGCCAAGACATATCTGGGGGAAGAGGGCAAGAGGGTAAGGAACTACTTCTGCTGCGGCCTCCAGGACTTCAGCCCCGAGCCGAACTCCTACGATGTCATCTGGATCCAGTGGGTGATAG GCCACCTGACTGATCAGCACCTGGCTGAGTTCCTGCGGCGCTGCAAGCAGGGCCTGCGCCCCAATGGCATCATTGTCATCAAAGACAACATGGCCCaggagggtgtgatcctggatgaCGTGGACAGCAGTGTGTGCCGGGACCTCGAGGTGGTCCACAGGATCGTCCGCAGTGCAGGTCTCAGCCTCCTAGCCCAGGAGCGCCAGGAGAACCTCCCCGATGAGATCTACCACGTCTACAGCTTAGCCCTGAGATGA
- the NTMT1 gene encoding N-terminal Xaa-Pro-Lys N-methyltransferase 1 isoform X2: MVDVTEDFLVKAKTYLGEEGKRVRNYFCCGLQDFSPEPNSYDVIWIQWVIGHLTDQHLAEFLRRCKQGLRPNGIIVIKDNMAQEGVILDDVDSSVCRDLEVVHRIVRSAGLSLLAQERQENLPDEIYHVYSLALR; encoded by the exons ATGGTGGACGTGACAGAAGATTTTCTGGTTAAAGCCAAGACATATCTGGGGGAAGAGGGCAAGAGGGTAAGGAACTACTTCTGCTGCGGCCTCCAGGACTTCAGCCCCGAGCCGAACTCCTACGATGTCATCTGGATCCAGTGGGTGATAG GCCACCTGACTGATCAGCACCTGGCTGAGTTCCTGCGGCGCTGCAAGCAGGGCCTGCGCCCCAATGGCATCATTGTCATCAAAGACAACATGGCCCaggagggtgtgatcctggatgaCGTGGACAGCAGTGTGTGCCGGGACCTCGAGGTGGTCCACAGGATCGTCCGCAGTGCAGGTCTCAGCCTCCTAGCCCAGGAGCGCCAGGAGAACCTCCCCGATGAGATCTACCACGTCTACAGCTTAGCCCTGAGATGA